In Trichocoleus desertorum NBK24, the following are encoded in one genomic region:
- a CDS encoding HNH endonuclease — translation MGVNFDSLQLFKHPLRQYRALRLKDPRVKACRWKNEQKRRALKAANHHAAFTLEQLQEHFSKFNNSCAYCEKLTKLTIDHFIPISLGGSDCLSNIVPACRGCNASKNKADPKHWYKRQPFYSSRRWKHILKVLGKAEDNYSQIPLL, via the coding sequence ATTGGCGTAAACTTTGACTCGTTACAACTTTTCAAACACCCTCTTAGACAATATAGAGCCCTTCGTCTTAAAGATCCCAGAGTCAAAGCTTGCAGATGGAAGAATGAGCAAAAACGCAGAGCCCTAAAAGCCGCAAACCACCACGCAGCATTTACATTAGAGCAGCTACAAGAGCACTTTTCTAAATTCAATAACAGCTGTGCCTACTGTGAAAAGCTCACCAAGCTAACAATTGACCATTTCATACCGATTAGCTTGGGCGGTTCGGATTGCCTGAGCAATATTGTTCCAGCTTGCCGAGGTTGTAATGCTTCCAAAAATAAAGCTGATCCGAAGCACTGGTACAAACGTCAGCCTTTTTACTCTTCGCGACGGTGGAAGCACATTCTCAAGGTTTTAGGTAAGGCTGAGGATAACTACTCTCAGATACCTCTGCTTTAG
- a CDS encoding IS5 family transposase: MGKSYPSNLTRAEYEFLSDLIPEAKPGGRPRSIEMWAVLNAIFYVLVEGCRWRALPGDFPAWQTVYTYFRNWRKDGTWIVIHDRLREWTRIEVDRQPSPSEAILDSQSVKTAAGVSEQVGFDSGKVIKGRKRFISVDTLGLVLRVFVTAASVGERAGGKRVLKRVKRMDKAVFRLTTIWVDGGFDGAPFLMWVMDVCRWIIQVVLRPEQTKGFVLLKKRWVVERTFGWLMHCRRLVRDYELLPETSETLIYLAMIRIMVKRLA; the protein is encoded by the coding sequence ATGGGTAAATCCTATCCCAGTAATCTGACCCGTGCCGAATACGAATTTCTCAGTGACCTGATTCCAGAAGCAAAACCCGGTGGTCGCCCACGCAGCATCGAGATGTGGGCAGTTCTCAATGCCATCTTCTACGTCCTAGTCGAGGGGTGTCGTTGGCGAGCGTTGCCGGGAGACTTTCCGGCATGGCAGACGGTGTATACCTATTTTCGCAACTGGCGCAAGGACGGCACTTGGATTGTGATTCATGACCGCTTACGTGAGTGGACGCGCATCGAAGTGGATCGCCAGCCCAGTCCCTCTGAAGCGATCCTCGACTCGCAAAGTGTCAAAACGGCGGCAGGGGTGAGCGAACAGGTGGGATTTGACAGTGGCAAAGTGATCAAGGGGCGCAAGCGGTTTATCAGTGTCGATACCTTGGGACTGGTGCTGCGTGTGTTCGTGACTGCTGCCAGTGTGGGAGAACGAGCAGGGGGCAAACGGGTACTCAAGCGGGTCAAACGGATGGACAAAGCTGTGTTTCGTCTAACCACCATTTGGGTCGATGGTGGCTTTGATGGCGCACCGTTCCTAATGTGGGTGATGGACGTTTGCCGTTGGATTATCCAAGTGGTGCTGCGACCTGAACAAACCAAGGGGTTCGTGCTGCTCAAAAAGCGATGGGTGGTGGAGCGGACATTCGGTTGGTTGATGCACTGTCGTCGTCTAGTGCGTGACTATGAGTTATTGCCAGAGACCTCAGAGACATTAATCTATCTGGCAATGATTCGGATAATGGTCAAGCGATTGGCGTAA